The Paenibacillus sp. G2S3 region ACAACGACGATTCGCATGCTGCTTGGACTGATCACTCCGACATCTGGAAGGATTGAAGTGTTCGGCCAGGATCTTCGCAAGCATAAGCTGCAAATTTTGCGGAAGGTAGGGTCGCTTGTTGAATCCCCGTCCTATTACGGGCACTTAAGCGCTGTGGATAATCTTGAAGCCATCCGGCGTATCCTTGGTGCTCCGAAGTCACGGATTGCTGAGGTGCTTGATATTGTTTCCTTAACAGGGGAAGAGAAACGTCCGGTTAAAGGATTCTCCCTCGGGATGAAGCAGAGACTAGGTATTGCTGCTGCCTTGCTCGGGGAACCGGAGCTGCTTATTCTGGATGAGCCGACGAATGGACTTGACCCGTCAGGAATTCAGGAAATTCGCGGACTGATTAAACGATTGCCACAGGAACAAGGGATTACTGTCGTAGTATCCAGTCATCTACTTAGTGAAATTGAGCAAATGGCGGATACCGTAGGTATCATTCGCCAAGGGCAAATGGTGTACCAAGATAGTATAACGAATCTGCAGCGTCAGGCTGGTGGAGAAATGCGTCTAGCGGTCTCGGACCCAGAGTCCGCGCTGCGTCTTGCTGAAGAACGGGGGTACACAGGGATACTTCAAGACCAAAAGCTAGTCTTCTCCCGGATGATCGATGCAAGAGTTGCCTTGCTAGTCAAAGCCTTGGTAGAGAATGGGCATGCTATTTATCGTGTAGAGGAGCGGAGACAATCACTTGAGGACTTCTTCCTGCAGGTTGTAGGAGGAGAGGAATCATGATGTGGCGGGCATTGTCGGCGGATTGGCTAAAAATCCGTGGCAAGGGACTCTGGTTTTTAGTGTTTCTTGGACCGCTTGGACTTGTGGCCATGCAAGGCTTGAACTTCGGACTTCGTTATGATTATCTTCGCGAGCAGTATAGCGCGGATTTATGGGGTGGGCTTCTGAACAATGTGGCTGCATTTGTGCCTATTGCTCTTTTTCTCGGAGGGACCTTATTATGCTCGTTGATTGCAAATGTAGAACATCAGATGAGCTCGTGGAAGCAGCTCTTGGCGCTACCTATCTCACGTACTTCAGTATTTATGGCTAAGCTGGTGTTATGTCTGGTGCTAGTGGCGGTTTCTTGTTTGCTGCTCTCGGTGGGTACAGTTGGTTTAGGGCTTGTCTTGGGCTTCAAGGTCGAACTGATTCCGTATTTGGATGTGTTACGAATTGGCTTTGTATCCTATATTGCGGCGTTGCCGGTTATCGCTTTGCAGCTGTGGCTTTCCTTGGCTAACCGTAATCAGACATTGCCGGTTGCTCTTGGAATAACCTTATCTCTGGTGTCTATCTTCTCCATGCTACTTTCGGAGTGGGTTCCTTTAACATGGCCATATATGGCCTGGGATTCTTCGCATCGTCTCTTATTTAGCGGTGCAGGG contains the following coding sequences:
- a CDS encoding ABC transporter ATP-binding protein yields the protein MKETVIETKDLLKKYRGRAAVESLNLNIRKGEIYGFLGPNGAGKTTTIRMLLGLITPTSGRIEVFGQDLRKHKLQILRKVGSLVESPSYYGHLSAVDNLEAIRRILGAPKSRIAEVLDIVSLTGEEKRPVKGFSLGMKQRLGIAAALLGEPELLILDEPTNGLDPSGIQEIRGLIKRLPQEQGITVVVSSHLLSEIEQMADTVGIIRQGQMVYQDSITNLQRQAGGEMRLAVSDPESALRLAEERGYTGILQDQKLVFSRMIDARVALLVKALVENGHAIYRVEERRQSLEDFFLQVVGGEES
- a CDS encoding ABC transporter permease, whose translation is MMWRALSADWLKIRGKGLWFLVFLGPLGLVAMQGLNFGLRYDYLREQYSADLWGGLLNNVAAFVPIALFLGGTLLCSLIANVEHQMSSWKQLLALPISRTSVFMAKLVLCLVLVAVSCLLLSVGTVGLGLVLGFKVELIPYLDVLRIGFVSYIAALPVIALQLWLSLANRNQTLPVALGITLSLVSIFSMLLSEWVPLTWPYMAWDSSHRLLFSGAGLLLGLLILLPGAVHFARKDVD